TGGCCAGGCCACCGGACAACTGGGTCATCTGGTTCAGGGTGAGCAGGTGCAGGTACCAGAACAGGAAAAGGCTGGCCACCACGCCGGCGATGACAATCAGTTTCGAGTTGCTCTGCGCCTTCTGGGGAGTCCGGGCGGTGGTGGGATTAATGACGGGCGGCAACGAGTGTTCCGGAACCACTGCCTTTGCTCCGTGTTTCTTGATGCGCTGCGCTGGGGTCTTGGCCATGTGATTCATTATCCCGCCACATAAGCTGGAACCATGACCATCGGCAGGCACACAGCAACTGAACTCGATCCATCCCTCGACGATTACCAACTGGCCAGCGCTTTGGTCCGCGAGGCAGGCCAGCTCGCGCTCCTGATGCGGATGGGCGGCCTGCAGGGCGAACGCAAGACTTCGGTGTCCGACGTCGTCACGGCAGCCGACCGGGCCGCTGAAGCCTACGTGCTGGAACAGTTGCGCCGCTGCCGGCCGGATGACGGAATCCTTGGCGAGGAGGGCGCATCGGTAGCCGGGACCAGTGGCCGGACGTGGGTGATCGATCCCGTGGATGGCACGTACAACTTCCTGCACGGCTCCACTTACTGGTGCTCCGCCATAGCCCTCAAACGGAACGATTCGGACCACGGGGGCAATGCCGTGGCGGATCCTTCCGTGATCCTCGGCGCCATCTACCAGCCCGAAACGGACAAGCTCTGGCTCGGCGGCGAAGAACGCGCAGCAACCCTTAACGGCGAAGCGATCTCCGGTTCGGGTGATACCTCAGTGAGCCAACTGTGCGCGGCGACGTACATCCATCCGACCTGGCTCGCCGACCCCCGGACCGCCATGCCGTGGCATGCAGCCGCCATCACCGCAGCATCCCTGCGGATGTTCGGTTCAGGATCCTGTGACCTTGGCCGCGTCGCCGACGGTGAACTCGGGTGCTGGTTCCAACACAGCTGC
The Paenarthrobacter ureafaciens genome window above contains:
- a CDS encoding inositol monophosphatase family protein, with amino-acid sequence MTIGRHTATELDPSLDDYQLASALVREAGQLALLMRMGGLQGERKTSVSDVVTAADRAAEAYVLEQLRRCRPDDGILGEEGASVAGTSGRTWVIDPVDGTYNFLHGSTYWCSAIALKRNDSDHGGNAVADPSVILGAIYQPETDKLWLGGEERAATLNGEAISGSGDTSVSQLCAATYIHPTWLADPRTAMPWHAAAITAASLRMFGSGSCDLGRVADGELGCWFQHSCPEWDWLPGKAIVRAAGGDTAVVQVNGLNWFVAGGSTAVRELSAALTSVPQFA